Part of the Pseudobacteriovorax antillogorgiicola genome, GAACAATTTTACCAGTGGCATCCGTCACCATCACTGCCCGGGCTAATAATTCGGGCCCTTTCATTAGCAGCCCTGATTTTTTTCCGAATCTGCCATGACTAAAATCAGAGATGTAATCGATATTCTGGAGCTTGCCAGCCTCAGCAAAACGCTTTTGGGCCATTGGCGTATCGCGGCTCACTGTTATTTTTCGAACCGCTGGATTCAGAAGATCGCTTTCGCCTAGAATATGGGTCTGTGCTTCGCAAACCTTGGTATCGATCGACGGCACAATGCTAACGACGGAAACTGTATTCACTGCTGGGTAACCAATTTCTTGAAGCATCGGATTGATATTGTCTCCTACCTCCAAGTTGCCCTTATATAAGGGGATCGATTGACCCTGTCGCTTGACAGAAGTTCCCGACGCAACAGACTCTTTAGTGACTGGCATCTTGCTATAGTCAGTAGACGCGCAGCCAGTAGCAAGTGCGGCAGCGAGAATGAGGCTCGTTCGAAACATGTCATGGTCCTTTCTAAGAATGAAAATTTTAACCCTGGGTCAAAATACTAGCATTGTTGCTGAGCCCAAAGTTCTTTTTTACTACAGTACTTGTCAACTGTATATTTGTGGCCTTATTTTGATTCGAGAATCCCATGAGCCAGTTGCAAGCCACTTAAAAAAGCTCCCTCAACCCGACCGCCATTAAATATATCCCCAGCCATGGCTAAGTTAAGATCTGGATTCCATAAATAGGCTTGTTCATAAGCCGCAGCGGGGCGAGCGTATCGCCAGTAATGGCTAGAGCGATGGGTGATAGTCGCATTATCTAGCTGAAAAAGCTTCAAGAACCGCTTCACGAGGATTTCCTCCATGTCATGGGCTTGCTTGGGTTCGTAGTGAGATGACCACTCTTCAGCACCGTGGAGCGTCAAACAAAGCTCGTCAGCCTTCCGCCCCTTGCTATTATTAGAGGCAAACCAAGATAAAATAGGGTCCTTCACAAACGCCCCTTGCCAAGCGAGATTGGTCTCAGGAGACAGGCCTAACATCACACAAAAACAGGGCTTCATAGGCGGTAGAATAGAAAGCTGCCAATGATCTCCTAGGATGGCTTGACTCTGAACTGAAGGAGCTGTGGTGATGACATAATCGAAAGGCCCCAAATCCTCGTCATTTTCGCTCACAAGATACCACTGTGGGCCGTCCTTCCTAAGGGATGTGATCCTTGTTCTAGTTTTTATGGACGCGCCTTGAAGTAGCTCCTTAACTAGGCTGTTCGCTGTGCTCGCCACATACCGAGCCTCCTTGCGAGCTGGTTCGATCTCTCCTGATTCTTTGAGATAAGCAAGCTTCGCTTCCCAGGGTAATATCAGCCCCAGTTTGAGATAGGGCTCTAGGACCGATTTGAACTCAGGGTCCCTGGCTGTGAAGAACTGAGCCCCGTGATCAAAATCACCAACACCATTCACAAAACGATGACTCATACGCCCCCCAACGCCGCGAGCCTTCTCATAAAATGCAAGTTGATATCTGTTTGCCAACCGATGGTTGATCGCCGCAGCAGCGATCCCAGTTCCAATAATGGCAATTCGCTTTTGATGACTCATGCCCCTCCTTTACAGCAGCTTTCGAAATGTCAGATTGATTCTTGGCCGATCGATCCGTAGTCGTTTCGGTAGGCAATGTAGCCAATGATCCTGGCAATCTCCCTGCATCAATAGTAGGCTCCCATCTTCGAGTTCGAGTTTAACCTTTAAGTCCTGGGTGCTACGATGCTTGAAATGGAAGCTGCGATGAGCGCCGAAGCTCACCGACGCAATACAAGGCCGACGGCCCAATTCAACTTCGTTATCCTGATGCCAGCCCATAGAATCCCTGCCATCTCGGTAGAGGTTGAGCAAAACACCATTAAAGCTCTGTCTCGCAACAGATTCCACCCGACTCTTAATAAGAATCAGTTCTTTCGACCAAGGATCAGGAATCATGGTGATACCTGAATACCGCAGATGCTTATCTGAGTCAGCACACCAAGCTGTCAAGCGAGGCTGCATCACCTTTCGGCCAAATAGAATGATTTCCTCTTGGCGCCAGATCACGTTTTGATAAAGAGACTGGAAGAGTTGCTGCGACTCTTCCGGGCTGAAAACTTGAGGGAACAAATACGCTTCGCCATCGCGGGGCAGAAGATTTTCAGAATCCATAGGTCCAATCTATCTAAGTTTCTTAGGTGTCACCAGGGCGATGACCTCCCCTGAATCATGGTGCACCAACTCTACCCTATCTCCACGATGAGGATCAATAAAGCAGTCAACGTCGAAGACCATCTCGCAGTCGGTGTTACGCCGAGGCATCACCTGATCGACCTTAGGCTTGCCTTCTAAAAACCCCAAGACCTTCTCTAAAACCTTCATAATACTCTCCCTTTAGTGATCACAACACAACCGCCATTTTATCTACTACTAGTATCGACAGCTTCAGGGAAAATATTACCGCAACAAATGAACGCACACGATCCAACCCATGGCCTTACCTTATTAAGGGCTTTAGAGAGCTGGATGAATCCGCTAATCCTAGCGCTTCTAACCACCTCTAGCCTAGCTGACTAATAAACAATGTAGCTAGCCCCAGGAAGCTAACGAATCCCACGATATCGGTTATGGTGGTGAGTACTATGGATGAGCTTGTCGCTGGGTCTTGGCCGAGAGCTGTTAAAATCATGGGAATTGCAGCCCCTGAAAGACTCGCAGCTACCATAGCGATCACCATCGCCACTCCTATCACCCCAGCTAAGGCAGCCGACTGACTCCAGTAGAGAACCGATACCGAGCATAAGGCTCCGATCACCGCACCGTTGATCAGTCCCACCGTTCCCTCTTTAACCATGACTCGCCACTTGTGACGAAGTCTGATTCCTCGAAGTGCCAGGCCCCTCATGGTCACCGCTTGGGATTGGGCACCAGTATTTCCTGATTGCCCAGCAACCACTGGGAGTAGGACTGCTAACGCTGTGATTTTAGCAATTGTATCTTCAAAGACACCTACAACAAACGCCGCTAGAAATGTTGTAAGGTGGTTCACGGAGAGCCATGGTAGGCGCTTTCGCACTGAAAAGAACGGCGTCGATAAGGCTTTTTCATCCTTGCTTACCCCCACCATCTTTTGCAGGTCATCCAGTGCGTCTTGATGGACAATACTCACCAGTTGTTCGTAACGAATAACCCCAAGTATCACTTGATCGTTATTCAGAACAGGGATCGATGGCACCTGGTTTTTCTCAACCACTTCGACAATCTCATCCCTGGGAGCCATTTCTTGAACCCATGGAGTTTTTTTCGATATGTCCTTTAGCAAGGTATTGCCCTCAGCACTGATCAAATCTTGAAGATAAACTCTACCCTGCAGCACGCCATCAAAATCAACGAGAAAGACGCTACTAATGTTATGACCACGGGCCTTTCTCAGCCTTTCGATAACGTCGTTCACACAATCGCTAGGATGGAAGACATGGAATCGTACTTCCATGAGCCAGCAGAATCCAAGGGGTAACTGGAAAGGCCTTCGATCTCCTTAGCAAGGCTAGCCGGGAGCTGATCCAAAATAGACTTTCTCGCCTTTTCTTCGATTCTAAGCAAAATCCTAACCATAAGGGCTGGATCACTAGCCTTGATAATCTTTATCACAGACTTGGTTTGTTGCAGCAACTGAGCAGCTATATCAGGGTTCACGCGTTTCATAAGGATCGCGCTCGACGAGGCCGGTAGCTGCTCAATGATTTCCAGTTGCTGTTCTGGCAGAAACGATTCAAATGCTTCCGATGCCTTACGAGGGAATTTGGTAATGAAATCCGAAATCAGGCCAAGGGCGGCGAGATCTTTCATGAGCGTTCCTCCACCTGGGGCACGACAGAAGCTGTGCTACTAACCAATGCCGAGAAACCGATCGTGTACAGTTCCCCTAAGGCCTGACCAGCAACAGAAGAATCCTCTCGGCTCAATCGCCCCCGTTTCGCTTGCTGCATCCGCTTCATCGCTTCATAGTTGTTACGATGGCCGCTGACCCCATACCAAACGAGATAGCCCCACTAAGGAGCGTACAAAATAAAACAATCAGGATTATTGAGGTTAAGAACTCGACATCAATACCAACCTGCTTGATGGATACCAGAACCGTGATCGCGCAGGTACTGACGTAGGCGATGGTGGGCAAACTATTTGCTATTTCTAAGCCTGCTGCCACCGACGTTCTACGTAAGAAATCCCTGAGAAACTTCGCCGACAGAAAACCACTGATAAGAATCAATACAGCGCCGAAGAGGTTTGGTATGAAGTTCGCGAGAATTTTCATCCACTCCTGGAAAATATCCACACCAAATAGCTGCATGGTTAGCGCAAAAGAAATAAAAAAGGTGGTCCAGAAAAGAACCCTCGAAACACCTACAGCGATACCATGTAACTGAAGTGGGCCAACCACCCGAAGAATACGATGGTCGTTTGACTGAAGCTTTTTTATCAGCTAAAAACTCACCTTCTTGACCAGAAATGCAGCAGCAGCTCCAAAACCGAGCACTGATAGCGCCAGGATGATATCGTAACTATAGGAGCTAAGCTGAGCGCCAAATCTCTCCTGCAAACTTGATAGTACTGACATGTTAAGCTCCCTATGATGGCCGCAATTCCCGCGGACATTCCAACAAATATAGAGCTGTCTCAGCATTTTCTCAAATATTTTTAATCTACTAGGGCTAACACGCCCAAAACTTCAGCTCTGCTTTAAGGAATATTTGCGAAGAAAGCCCTGCAAAAAGTTGGGTAGTCTTCAGATTGGGCCTAATACCCTAGGCCTCGCAGCTCAACAAGCTCTGCACGCCCCGCTAGATTCATTAACCCAAGCGTCGTGCATCATGAGGGATCACTTGGTTATGAATGAGATCTTGCTGGCTCATGAACAGCTCCAAAACTGAAAGGGATTCTTCAATCATCCTTCGCCCATGGCCTATAGGAATCCGTCCTGTATCTGATAATAAGGTAAATATTCCGTCGCTCTTGCCCTGGTCAAGATCTACTGTAAGATAGTCTCTTTGAAAAAGTTTGAAGGTAAACATCTTCTGTAACAGCGTTTTTATAGGATGATCATCCAAGTAGATAGCTCGCTCGATAACTTCAAGCACTAGGTAGGCATGAAGGCTTCGCCGCTTATAAGCTTGCTCAAATGATTCGAAAACTTTCTTCGTTTCCTTTAGCACTAAGTCATCCCAGCCTTGATTCAGATCGAGGGCTGACATAGAGCCTTCCACAGTTAGCACGTACGCTTGCATATCGGTAATCATCGTTTCCATATGACGCGGCAAGCTTGCTTCAGAATCGTAGAAAGACTCAAGCCGAGTGGCAAGATACTTGCTTTGAGCGAAGGTTAGCTTAGCAATCTTCATAAATGTGCTAGGATCTTTCGCAAAAGCATTTTCTAGTGGAGTTTCGGGGAATCTAAAAGAGTTAATAAAATAGCGAAACTTTGTATAGAATGGAATAGGATCGAGAAAGATGCTAAACCAGCGGCTCCGACAGGTAAAATCATCTGAGTTCGCCCAATGCTCGAATTTTATCCATTCAATCTCCAGTCTTTTTTTGGAACCTGTTAGCTTTGAGCTTACAAAACATACTGGGAGATGAGCAAGCTTGTGGAGCAACCATTGGCAGGAGTCATGCTCAGGTTTTTGAGAAAAAAAGGACAAACCTTCGATAACCCGATTGCGATCAGAATGATCTAGGTTGATGTAAATCTGCTCTCTGGGTCCTTGAAGTATCAAACGCTTTCCCTGAACAGCTCCCGATATATCTGGATATGGCAAATAGTATCTCATGACATCTCCCTGCGGTTCATCCCAGTGTATCACTGTGGCAAAAAAAAAGCTGCCAAACGGCAGCTTTCTGGATCAGATTATATTGTATTAAGGTTCTTTCGGGTCTGAAGGCAGCAGGGGAGGTATTTTATTTTTCTCTCGCTCCTCCTTGGCCTCAGCGATCTTTCGCTTCTGCTCATCGATTCTAAAGGTATAGATATCATTATAGTGGACAGATTCGTAGACCTTGTAGCCAGCTGCCCCTATGAGAGCTAAGATCAGAGCTAATCGAGCCAAGCGTACAATCACACTGGTACGTCGTTTCACTCTCTGCTTCGAGCTGATATGATGATTGAGCCAAACAATTCTATTTTTGAACGTTGCATTATTAAAGTAGCTATCCTCTTCTGATTCTTTATCTTCAGCAAGAATGATGTCGAGAATCTCATGACTTCGAATCCAAAGCTGCTGACCATCGGCATTGTTGGTTAACACTGATTTATCATCATTTTGACGTAAATATAAATATTGAAGCATATGAGGAATTCCACGATAGGCTGCTACCAAAGAATCCTTAATCAAATGAGGATAGCGGCTGTAGTTACGCTTATAGGTTCGCGTCAGATACTCTCCAAAGGACCTAAATCCGCCAGGCAGCCTCCAACGTACTTCAGACAAAGAATTGCTGAAGCTTTTGAACAAGCTGTGCCTAGCATAAACGGCACCGAGTTCACTGAGGAGAAGACCATACATAAAGTCCTGGTAGTGTTCAGTCCGTGTCTCCACCTTGCGAACAAAGTCTGGATCTTCGTCCTCTTCTTGATCCACAGCTTGCTCTGGGAGCTCTGGCTCTGGCTCATCGACGGACAAGCCTTTCTCACCCAACGCTTCGACTTCGAAGTCTTTAAACGATGTAAGATTCTTAAACTGTTCGAACTTCATAAACTTGGATTTGAGCTTTTTATCTTGTCTGATCTTTAATTCCTCGTCCTCGTCCTCGTCCTCTGAATCTAGTTCTTCGCTATCTTCATCGGGCTCGAAGGTCACCGGAATCTCCTCGATTGGTGCAGTATCATCTTCGGGCTGATCCTCTAGATTTCCTATGGCAAGATCAATTAACTCCTGATCAATCACAATTCGAGCCTTGCCTAGAGCACCACCGTAGCTAATCACACCCTCCGCCTTTTGTGCTAAAAATAGGGTATTTTTGATCAGCCGTGGCTCCATCGTCAGGTCATTACGGGCTAGGTATTCTTCAAAGTAGCGCTGGAGGGCTTTATGATGCTCATTGTCAGAGCGGGCCTTACCGATGATTCGTTTTCTATCCTTTATAAGAGTCAGACTCTCCGAAATCAAGGCGAGAACAAACAAACTTAGCAAACCAATCACAGGGACTGCCAAGGTCCAATAGAGTAAGTCGGGTAGCAGTGATGACTGTTTTAGCCACCACAAAATCCCAATACTTGGAGCTAAAACAATTGTCATAATCACCAAGCGCCAGCTCGAAATCAGAGCCCATGATTTGAGTAACGAGGGTTGAACACGGTTTGCAAAACTATCAAAACCATAGATCCTAGGGAAAATAACCTTGCTAAGAAACACCAGCATGAGACCCCAAAGGAGACCGCCAACGATTGGATAGATCTTTAGGCCAATTTCTAGCAGAACTGCGGGAACACTATAAGGATCGTCGATTCCCAGGATTTCAAAAAATTTTTCTTTACTAACCAAGTCTTCGGAGGTTAGTGCTTCAAGGTCCTGACGAGCCTCAATAGAATCTAGAATGCCTCCATGACGACTGAACGCTCGGATCTTTTTGAACATTTCTATCTTGAAATGATTCAAATCACTTCCAGCTTTAATCTTGTAAATGCTGTCTGATATGAGTTCTTCGTTTTGTATATCATAGATTTGAAGGATTAGATCATCGTAAACGATCTTACCTTTTATGAAGATATGAACACCTTCTCGACCAAGCCACTCTAATTGGCAATTGAGTGGATAACATGTTTCATGAAACTCAGCTGGTGCGGGACGGCCTTCGAGACGCTCAAAGCCTGAAAGGACGTGAAAGGTTGTGCGCTCCATCGCTCTTGCTATCCAGCCATGCTGAAAAAGGTCCGATTCAAAGCTAACAACAAAAACTCCAGGCATCTTCTGCTCGTCCTTGTCCTCCTCCTCAGATTCTTGGGGCTTTTCCTTAGCCTTAATGAGGCCCTGAGTCATCGATGCATCAGCCGTTATAAATTGGATCAAGGCTGATGAGCATGCCTGCCATGTGGAATGTCCATAGTCTGCTTGTTTCCGGCAGAAGGAATCTATTGAGATCGCAAAACAATCCTCTTTCCGCGTTAAGCAAGTAATCTCTGGGGATATACGAAAGCTTGTGGCTAGCTCAGCATAGCGATTCCATAGCTCTTCTTGTAGTGAATTTTTGTGGCTATCAGGACTTTGCAGGATTTTTACCTGCTCTCGTGCGCTAATGAAGTCACGAAGACCTAGCTCTCCAGCGACAAGAATATCGAGAACCTTGTGACAACCATTGCGATCTCGCTCGTCAAACTCTTGGCAGTAGTCTTTCGCACCTTGACTCAAACACTGTACTTTTAATTCCAGATCCGAGGACCGGCAACTTGTCTTCTTCATAAAAGCTACGTATTCACGGAACTTGTTTATGTCGTCCTTGCTATAAAGGGTAAAATGATCGATTGCCTGCCGTATATGCTCCGCGCGATTTACTGCTGCATAGGGAGAACCATCGCCATCTTGTGCTGACAATGAAGCGAAGGGTAAGCTGACTAGAATCAGAAGGACTATCGATCGCATCATTATAACCTCCCCCGAGAGTTTCGATACTCCTTGCGAAAGGAATCAACAAAATTGTACAAATGTAGATGCCAAGGATAGACTTCTAGAAGATCAGGCTGCTCTTGTAGCCAATCGTGCCCTAACATAATGTCTGCCTTGCGGAGATACTCAAGCTGCGTCAGAAGCATCGGTGACACTTCTTCAAATCGAGCTGCAAAGTCCTCTTCAGAGCTCGAAGCTAACTCTTGATTGCTGAGATAGGTGGAATAGGAAAAGTGAGGAATTAGGGTTTTAGCTAAACCCTTCATTACTTTTCGCGGCAGCTTATGAGGTTTGACTTGATCCTCTTGAACCAGAGTCACCGTAGCACTAGCCACATCCTGCCCGGAAATAGTATACGTCCTACTTTCAACTTCTTGAGCTAGCTCATTAAAGTTTAGACATTGGAATGACACGACGCGAGATAGTAGATGCTCTCGTGGCCGCTCGTCATAGCCACCAAGATATGCAAGTGAATCCTGTCTTTGAAGAACATCGTTGACATCGCTCCAAATACCATGATCTTTCAAAAACTCCTCGGGATTGGCTGACAGTCTATCACAACTATCAGTATCAGCAGCCCAATGAATCGCAAATTCACGACAGAATCCAGCTGCTGGTTGATGCCGATCATTGAACAGGAGATGGGCGTAGGAGAATTCAAAGTTCTGACTGTTGTAGGTGTCCCAACCGTGTTCAAGGCGAATCGTATGAGGCAAGTCAGAATACTTTTGTAAGCAGTAGTTCGATTCAGTCAACTCGCGGAACCTTTGCTCTAAAGATTGGGGCGGCTTAGCCAAGTTTGTAAAAATATGATGAACGCTATGGGGACTAGCCTCCATGGAGTGTTGCTGGGCCTTGACCAACTTATCAAGATTAGCAGTTTTCTCCTTGAAGTCTTTGACTTGATCACTGACAGAATTTTCGTTCAGCCAAAGATCGAAATTTTGATAAACTGTTTCTAACTGGCGGTAGGTAAAATGAAGGAACGGTTCATCCTTCTGCCTCTTGTAGCAAATTCCATCTTCCCCCTCTTGCTGATCTTTCTTCGTTTCACAGTCACCCAAAGAATCGCTATAGCCAAGCTTGTAAGCACGAATGACAAGCTCACAACCTGGTGGCACCTGTTCTTCAGCCTCTGCCTCGTCATCTTCATCAGGGCAGTATTGATTGTTGGACTCTTCGAAATAGCGTGGGGCATCAGCCATCAAGATCAGCGTCCGGCTGTTGACAACTAGCATTGTGATCAGAAAGAAAGCTGGAAGTAGCAAAGCTTTCTGCAACCACAGAGGAAGCTCTAAGGCGGGTCGCCCACGATTCTCAAACAGGGAAAACTCCAGACGGAAGATATTCAAAAGAACAACTTTTCCTGGCAGTTCTTGCCCTCGTTTCAAAATTGAAAAGCCAAAATCACTGGCTCGTCTTTGCCCGAGAAGACGTCCACAAATGTCTGTAAATAGTAAGGTCAAACCACCAATGACAGTCAGGGTTAATGGTTGCAATCGTTCGATGTATGATAGTTTAAACAGATCCAAAGCCCAACCCAGGCCTAATAAGGCAGCGAGAAGGGTGAGAATCGTGATAGTTCTAAGTCCAATTTTCACAATTTACTCTTCATTATCAAAGCGATTCACCGTTCGATCTTCAATAGTGATTCGACGATTCTTAGATTTCAAACCTCTCAAGATCTCCCGTTGTTCCTTAGAGATCTTTCCTTTAAACAGTGGAACTTCTTCCACCGGAGAGTTGTCTGCATGGGTACATATCACAGCATGCTCACTGAGACCTGGATTATAACGCTGAATTTCCTGATAGGCTGATAACGCCCGTCGGTATCCTAGATCAATATTTTTTGACTTTTGGCCATCGTTATCAGTATGCCCGTGGATTACAATCATTCGTTTAACAACACCATTGTCATCGAAACCCAGAACACCATTACCATCTTGATCCCGAAACAATTTTCCAAGGACATCCTTACCCTCACCTGAAAGGCTTGCCTTACCAGGAGAGAAGAGAACATCACCAGGTAGATTGATCAATCGAGTGGTGACATCGCCAATGGTATCGCTGATGCCATCGTCTGCACCCGGACTCAAAGACCAGATGATAACGAAGAAAACCATGATATTGGTCATCAAATCCATGTAGATCACCTGCCAAGATGGATTCCGACCTTTTCTGCGTCGCAGATTTACTCGACTCAAATCTCTACCTCGACTTCATTCTTGTTTTCGATGATCACTTTGATAGCTTGACAAACAGTTTCATAATCATAGTCAAGGGCTTTGAGTCTTTGATCAAAGCGCGATCCCACGATCTTATAGACTGACGAGAAGACCGCACCGTAAAGTGTTGTCTTAAGAGCTAGAGCAAGCTGGGGAGTCAGTGATTCAATAGAAACGTTGGCACCTAAGCCATCAAACATGGCGATCAAACCTATGATAGTACCGATCAAACCGAAAAGTGGCATGGCGTCAGCGACAAACTCAAGGTTTGCATGAGAGTAGTCATAAAGCTCATGACACTCGGTATAGTATGAGTGGGCAACGAATTCTGCATATTCGTAGTCCTTACCATCTTTTGCCAATCGTTGGATGTCTCTAGTAAAGGGATTATCAGGAAGGCGAATAACTTCACCCTCAGCAACGGGACCAATTTTGATATGGCCTTGCTTATTCTTTTTAATGGAAAGGGCCTTATTGAGGGCATCGTTGGTTTCTACTAGACATGCGGCTTTTTCGATCACATGACGACTTGAAAAGAAAACCGTAAACGATGAAAGAAAGATCTTCACCACATCTGTTCCCGCTACATAGACCATAAGGCCAACGGAGATAATCGCCATCGATACAAAGTAGTTCTCCGTAACGAAGAAGACGATCGATAGAAGTAAGAGCCCTACAAACCCTAAAAGCCCCACAACCCCGGCACCAGCACCCTTCTGGTTCACTCCCAATTTTGGTGCCTTAACTACTGCGCTGACAGCTGTTTTCTCTGCAGAGCCATTAAACTTAAACATGATGTATCCTTCATTGAACTTAAGGTGACGACCACAGGCTACGATGCAATTTGCGAACCGCCTGACAAAGCCTTTAGATTATTATATAAAGATATGTTATTATTAGGTTATTTCACCTCAAGTTTTCGTGTTCCAATTGATCCGAAAGCCAGAACGTTTCTTCAAATGGCGTCTGTCTGAAAAATCAACACCTCGAAAATACGCCTTGGTAACCTTCAAAATAATGCAGCCTAGTGAAGTCTTTTCAGTTCTTTTGGACTAGAAGGTTTCCGGTCGTCTTTGTACTTCCTCGAAATGGGGAACCTTTTCGATTCACAGCTCGGCAAAATCTGCCGAAACCCCGAATGAAAAATTAATTCGTGAGGGGATACCATGGATTTAGTCATGCTCAGGCTGAGCGCTCAGCCTTTATCAATGATTTTGTTAAGCTTTGTAATCAGCAGCTGTGGTAAGGCTGCGTTTCAATTTAAGGCAAGTCGGGCCCAAGATGCTACGGAACGGCCTTCGGAAGGCCAATCCATTCCAAGACAGTTGCCACCTATCTTATCCCAAGAAGAACGTGACACGGTCGAACCTCAGGAAACTAAGGTGACGATTATCATTGAAGAAAGCCCCGTAAAAATCAGTAAGCCTCCAATGCACTTAGATGAGCCAGATGTTGAGGCTGAAATCGTGCCATACCCGCCGCACCCCTTCCAAAAACCTGATGATGACCACGAAGACGATGAACTTCCGCTGGGTAGCTTATGTCATGATATTCAGAAAAACCTGTTCACCGCTTGTGAACAAAGCCCGTTGTTTTTCGGCCCACAGCTAGTGTTTGAAAATCTAAACCTCTCGCGGACATGGCTGTCTCAAACCAACTTATCTAGGAGCATTTTGCGTCTTTCGAACCTTCAGGAGTCTTGTGGGCAAGGGATTCAATTAAGCGGTGGTTTGCTAGCTAACAATAACTTTTACCGTTCCGATTATAGGGGTGCAAACTTCTCTAGGGCAAGTATTGCGAAAAGCAACTTCAGTTCTAGTTTGCTAAGCCAAGCAAATTTCAGCGATAGCCAAGTTGAGGAAGCGGACTTTAGCGGGTCATGTTTGAATCAGTCCAATTTTTCCGCAGCTCAACTCAAAGGTCAGATCAATTTTAGTGGTTCAGATCTCAGCGGCACAACTTTCGCGGGAGCTTCTTTTAGCCTAGGAATAGACTTTTCTGCAGCTCGGCTTCAGGGTGCAAACTTCCAAGGTGCTACCTGGCAGCCTAGTTCTAAAGCTACAAGTTTTAACATAAATTTCGCCGACGCAGATCTTAGAGGTGCTAACTTTCTCAGGAGCGATGTTACAGGGCTCAATTTCTCTGGGGCGCAGCTGGAAGGAGCAACCTGGACTGATGGCCGCATTTGTTCAGAGCAATCCGTAGGTG contains:
- a CDS encoding alpha-ketoglutarate-dependent dioxygenase AlkB family protein, producing MDSENLLPRDGEAYLFPQVFSPEESQQLFQSLYQNVIWRQEEIILFGRKVMQPRLTAWCADSDKHLRYSGITMIPDPWSKELILIKSRVESVARQSFNGVLLNLYRDGRDSMGWHQDNEVELGRRPCIASVSFGAHRSFHFKHRSTQDLKVKLELEDGSLLLMQGDCQDHWLHCLPKRLRIDRPRINLTFRKLL
- a CDS encoding MotA/TolQ/ExbB proton channel family protein, whose protein sequence is MFKFNGSAEKTAVSAVVKAPKLGVNQKGAGAGVVGLLGFVGLLLLSIVFFVTENYFVSMAIISVGLMVYVAGTDVVKIFLSSFTVFFSSRHVIEKAACLVETNDALNKALSIKKNKQGHIKIGPVAEGEVIRLPDNPFTRDIQRLAKDGKDYEYAEFVAHSYYTECHELYDYSHANLEFVADAMPLFGLIGTIIGLIAMFDGLGANVSIESLTPQLALALKTTLYGAVFSSVYKIVGSRFDQRLKALDYDYETVCQAIKVIIENKNEVEVEI
- a CDS encoding magnesium transporter → MNDVIERLRKARGHNISSVFLVDFDGVLQGRVYLQDLISAEGNTLLKDISKKTPWVQEMAPRDEIVEVVEKNQVPSIPVLNNDQVILGVIRYEQLVSIVHQDALDDLQKMVGVSKDEKALSTPFFSVRKRLPWLSVNHLTTFLAAFVVGVFEDTIAKITALAVLLPVVAGQSGNTGAQSQAVTMRGLALRGIRLRHKWRVMVKEGTVGLINGAVIGALCSVSVLYWSQSAALAGVIGVAMVIAMVAASLSGAAIPMILTALGQDPATSSSIVLTTITDIVGFVSFLGLATLFISQLG
- a CDS encoding magnesium transporter MgtE N-terminal domain-containing protein — encoded protein: MKDLAALGLISDFITKFPRKASEAFESFLPEQQLEIIEQLPASSSAILMKRVNPDIAAQLLQQTKSVIKIIKASDPALMVRILLRIEEKARKSILDQLPASLAKEIEGLSSYPLDSAGSWKYDSMSSILAIV
- a CDS encoding mechanosensitive ion channel family protein, with the translated sequence MDIFQEWMKILANFIPNLFGAVLILISGFLSAKFLRDFLRRTSVAAGLEIANSLPTIAYVSTCAITVLVSIKQVGIDVEFLTSIILIVLFCTLLSGAISFGMGSAAIVTTMKR
- a CDS encoding flagellar motor protein MotB, translated to MSRVNLRRRKGRNPSWQVIYMDLMTNIMVFFVIIWSLSPGADDGISDTIGDVTTRLINLPGDVLFSPGKASLSGEGKDVLGKLFRDQDGNGVLGFDDNGVVKRMIVIHGHTDNDGQKSKNIDLGYRRALSAYQEIQRYNPGLSEHAVICTHADNSPVEEVPLFKGKISKEQREILRGLKSKNRRITIEDRTVNRFDNEE
- a CDS encoding pentapeptide repeat-containing protein codes for the protein MDLVMLRLSAQPLSMILLSFVISSCGKAAFQFKASRAQDATERPSEGQSIPRQLPPILSQEERDTVEPQETKVTIIIEESPVKISKPPMHLDEPDVEAEIVPYPPHPFQKPDDDHEDDELPLGSLCHDIQKNLFTACEQSPLFFGPQLVFENLNLSRTWLSQTNLSRSILRLSNLQESCGQGIQLSGGLLANNNFYRSDYRGANFSRASIAKSNFSSSLLSQANFSDSQVEEADFSGSCLNQSNFSAAQLKGQINFSGSDLSGTTFAGASFSLGIDFSAARLQGANFQGATWQPSSKATSFNINFADADLRGANFLRSDVTGLNFSGAQLEGATWTDGRICSEQSVGVCR
- a CDS encoding redoxin family protein, with translation MFRTSLILAAALATGCASTDYSKMPVTKESVASGTSVKRQGQSIPLYKGNLEVGDNINPMLQEIGYPAVNTVSVVSIVPSIDTKVCEAQTHILGESDLLNPAVRKITVSRDTPMAQKRFAEAGKLQNIDYISDFSHGRFGKKSGLLMKGPELLARAVMVTDATGKIVHLQINDDITLMPDMEKAFAVANKLVAK
- a CDS encoding NAD(P)/FAD-dependent oxidoreductase, which translates into the protein MSHQKRIAIIGTGIAAAAINHRLANRYQLAFYEKARGVGGRMSHRFVNGVGDFDHGAQFFTARDPEFKSVLEPYLKLGLILPWEAKLAYLKESGEIEPARKEARYVASTANSLVKELLQGASIKTRTRITSLRKDGPQWYLVSENDEDLGPFDYVITTAPSVQSQAILGDHWQLSILPPMKPCFCVMLGLSPETNLAWQGAFVKDPILSWFASNNSKGRKADELCLTLHGAEEWSSHYEPKQAHDMEEILVKRFLKLFQLDNATITHRSSHYWRYARPAAAYEQAYLWNPDLNLAMAGDIFNGGRVEGAFLSGLQLAHGILESK